A genomic region of Nitrospirota bacterium contains the following coding sequences:
- the nuoD gene encoding NADH dehydrogenase (quinone) subunit D, with amino-acid sequence MLRTEELMLNMGPQHPSTHGVLKVVLELEGERIMKATPVMGFLHRGVEKLAEDGTYHQFIPHTDRLDYVCAMYNNFAYVRAVEKLMGITVPPRAEYLRTVVAEVQRIIGHLFWLGTQALDIGAMTVFFYTFRDREELLDFFDKLCGARLTTSWYRIGGVERDFTQDLIDQLYAFIKTFPPKIEEYNVLLEKNRIWMARTRGIAVISAEDALSFGLSGPTLRGSGVEYDLRKAEPYGAYADVEWSVPIGTNGDTYDRYWVRIEELKESSKIIRQCLDRLPDGPIMADVPQVVAPTKDRVFNNLESMIMQFKFFSVGFPTPKGEIYCGTEAHKGELGFYIVSNGEGKPYRLKIRAPSFIHMGAFDYMSRGYMIADIVTIFGTYDIVMGECDR; translated from the coding sequence CTGCTGCGGACCGAAGAACTCATGCTCAACATGGGACCGCAGCACCCCAGTACCCACGGCGTGTTGAAGGTCGTGCTGGAGTTGGAAGGCGAGCGGATCATGAAGGCCACGCCGGTGATGGGCTTCCTGCATCGTGGTGTGGAAAAGCTCGCCGAAGACGGAACCTATCACCAGTTCATCCCGCACACGGATCGGCTCGACTACGTGTGCGCGATGTACAACAACTTTGCCTACGTCCGGGCCGTTGAGAAGCTCATGGGGATCACGGTCCCTCCGCGCGCCGAATACCTCCGTACCGTCGTCGCCGAAGTGCAACGGATCATCGGGCATCTGTTCTGGCTCGGCACCCAGGCCCTCGACATCGGCGCGATGACCGTGTTCTTCTACACGTTTCGCGACCGCGAGGAGCTGCTCGATTTCTTCGACAAGCTGTGCGGCGCGCGGCTGACCACGAGTTGGTATCGGATCGGCGGGGTGGAGCGCGACTTTACGCAGGATCTGATCGACCAGCTCTACGCGTTCATCAAGACCTTTCCGCCCAAGATCGAGGAGTACAACGTGCTTCTCGAAAAGAACCGGATCTGGATGGCGCGCACCAGGGGAATCGCCGTGATCTCGGCCGAAGACGCGTTGAGTTTCGGCCTGTCCGGTCCCACGTTGCGCGGCTCCGGGGTGGAGTACGATCTGCGCAAGGCCGAGCCCTACGGCGCGTACGCCGACGTGGAATGGAGCGTGCCGATCGGCACCAACGGCGATACCTACGACCGGTATTGGGTGCGCATCGAGGAACTCAAAGAGAGCAGCAAAATCATCCGGCAGTGTCTGGACAGGCTGCCGGACGGGCCCATCATGGCCGATGTGCCTCAGGTCGTGGCGCCGACCAAGGACCGGGTGTTCAACAACCTTGAGAGCATGATCATGCAGTTCAAGTTCTTTTCCGTGGGCTTTCCCACGCCCAAGGGGGAGATCTACTGTGGGACCGAGGCGCACAAGGGCGAACTGGGCTTCTACATCGTCAGCAACGGCGAGGGCAAGCCGTACCGGCTCAAGATCCGCGCGCCCTCGTTCATCCATATGGGCGCGTTCGACTATATGTCGCGGGGCTATATGATCGCCGATATCGTCACGATTTTTGGGACGTATGACATTGTTATGGGGGAGTGCGACCGGTGA
- the ndhC gene encoding NADH-quinone oxidoreductase subunit A has product MTPDSVLSTYLANYGPVVIFMAIAAAFGAGTLVFSYLIHPRIYSTEKLSAYECGSEPISDARMPFPVRYYIIAMLFVIFDVELVFLYPWAVAFDKIGLFGLIEMIIFILLFVAAYAYAWRKGALEWD; this is encoded by the coding sequence ATGACTCCGGATTCCGTGCTCTCTACATACCTGGCGAACTACGGTCCAGTCGTCATCTTTATGGCGATTGCGGCGGCGTTCGGGGCCGGGACGCTGGTCTTCAGCTACCTGATCCACCCGCGGATCTACTCCACCGAGAAGCTTTCGGCGTACGAGTGCGGGAGTGAGCCGATTTCCGACGCACGGATGCCGTTTCCGGTCCGCTACTACATCATCGCCATGTTGTTCGTGATCTTCGACGTGGAACTCGTGTTTCTCTATCCCTGGGCCGTGGCGTTCGACAAAATCGGCCTGTTCGGGTTGATCGAGATGATCATCTTCATCCTGCTGTTCGTCGCGGCCTACGCGTACGCCTGGCGCAAGGGAGCGTTGGAATGGGATTGA
- a CDS encoding TrkA family potassium uptake protein — MARQFAVIGLGRFGYSVAETLIKKGYEVLAIDSNEDQIEAVSDFATYAVQCDATDERALKAVSIQNVDVAVVSIGENIEASILIVMTLKELGVKEIIAKAVTPLHGKILANMGVTEVIYPERDAAIRLAHRLIAPNVLEYLELAQGYSIEEIEVPGQFVGKPLKEASIRTSYGINVIAIKRRVTKLVRGEWKSVEEMNVNPDAEDILQKGDVMVIVGKEEDLDRLSKLD; from the coding sequence ATGGCTCGTCAATTTGCTGTAATCGGCCTTGGGCGGTTCGGGTACAGCGTCGCAGAAACGCTCATCAAGAAAGGCTACGAGGTGCTGGCCATCGACAGCAACGAGGACCAGATCGAGGCCGTGAGCGACTTTGCGACCTACGCGGTGCAGTGCGACGCCACGGACGAACGTGCGCTCAAAGCGGTCAGCATTCAGAACGTCGACGTTGCGGTGGTGAGCATCGGGGAGAACATCGAGGCAAGCATTCTGATCGTCATGACGCTCAAGGAACTGGGGGTCAAGGAGATCATTGCCAAGGCCGTGACCCCGCTGCACGGGAAGATCCTGGCCAACATGGGCGTGACGGAAGTGATCTATCCGGAACGGGACGCGGCGATCCGGCTCGCGCACCGCCTCATTGCTCCGAACGTGCTCGAGTACCTCGAACTTGCGCAGGGTTACAGTATCGAAGAGATCGAGGTGCCGGGGCAGTTCGTGGGCAAGCCGCTGAAAGAAGCCTCGATCCGGACCTCCTACGGCATCAACGTCATTGCGATCAAGCGCCGCGTCACCAAGCTCGTTCGCGGGGAGTGGAAGAGCGTCGAGGAGATGAACGTCAACCCCGACGCGGAGGACATCCTCCAGAAGGGCGACGTCATGGTTATTGTTGGCAAAGAGGAGGACTTAGACCGTCTTTCCAAATTAGATTGA
- the nuoI gene encoding NADH-quinone oxidoreductase subunit NuoI, with protein sequence MTLKELFDKAVMTEILDGLKTTFKHMFVKPVTFQYPHEKREIPDTHRGALCLLRYDDGKERCVGCDLCEAACPSRCIKVVSEEDPETPLRRIATEFYIDITKCVFCGFCVEACPVNALGMTKMYEYSTTNKRDLMFDKARLYQIGDQLLADAKKYLVAHHQEESDEAARQYRYKFPYATARKG encoded by the coding sequence ATGACGCTCAAGGAACTTTTCGATAAGGCGGTGATGACCGAGATCTTGGACGGCTTGAAGACCACGTTCAAGCACATGTTCGTGAAGCCCGTGACCTTCCAGTATCCGCACGAGAAACGCGAGATACCCGACACGCATCGGGGCGCGCTGTGCCTGTTGCGGTACGACGACGGCAAGGAACGCTGCGTGGGCTGCGATCTCTGCGAGGCGGCCTGCCCCTCGCGCTGTATCAAAGTCGTGAGCGAAGAGGACCCCGAGACCCCGCTGCGCCGGATCGCGACGGAATTTTATATCGACATCACCAAGTGCGTGTTTTGTGGGTTCTGCGTGGAGGCGTGCCCGGTCAATGCGCTCGGCATGACCAAGATGTACGAGTACTCCACGACGAATAAGCGCGATTTGATGTTCGACAAGGCTCGGCTCTACCAGATCGGCGATCAGTTGCTCGCCGACGCCAAGAAGTACCTCGTTGCGCACCACCAGGAAGAGAGCGACGAGGCCGCCCGCCAGTACCGCTACAAGTTCCCCTACGCCACCGCCAGGAAGGGCTGA
- a CDS encoding molybdopterin-dependent oxidoreductase gives MAEELISITTDKPAVQLTIDNEVVNVPEGTSIYDAIVGMGKTIPSMCYHYTFNPFGSCGVCLVEVEGKKAPVRSCTSPVAAGMIVRVDTKAMFDARKKAVEKHLQTHPLDCPVCDADGHCELQDMSFNFGIVQIGEVKQKGLPEDRRSTVLDFNMNRCILCAQCINICKEVVMVDALQFFKKGGFTHVVAKGDKALECEFCGDCLAVCPVGAITNKFSKYLYKPWQLKRTVTACNYCADGCQMRVEVKDDAVVRVTSLLSWKDKWDDHTATVDGHGGLCVRGRFGFAYINSPERLKKPLIRKDGRLVEASWFESTNEVVSRLKAIKAQHGPDAVAGLITARCTNEDLYAFQRFMRQVVGTNQVDSSSRYGHAVYVEAMERALGVVQPTVSFRDLTLARAILVVGSDVTETNPITALRIKDAFSNFHSQLIVAHSMQTNLAKLAPYPYQIAVASEGAFIQGLTKAVLEGELVPSRVVNEHGTALSALKTAVGTLSWDALCAATGLSREAFTEAARVFMSDGSRVIVLGEQIVDRPDAYANVLRVADLMLAAGMVGQRGSGVLRLCEENNERGAVAVGAMADRLPGGSRYGDVAARAKVETAWGGGLPNGGATLTEILDGIRAGRIKALYAVGENPLGTLPSNADVRDALTKLDLVIVQDAFLTEMGDVAHIVLPAALAAEKDGTFLDGQGKLQPVVRALDAPGEARSDWEIFSELGQLMGAPFDYTAPEEIRRELLQIAPGVFEMPTPVARRDDRATDLTARYAQPAVAGDAPSKEYPFDLSLYQVLYHSGKMSTRDKGLLEIHAKKLLQISAKDAEALGVTDGGRVKVTSPYGSVEVGVEISLDLPNGSCRFPEHFNDPAVRDLLPMRVDPVSKAPVFKSGRVRIEKVAPPPGPPPQGGRVENHTVTIPSPLTGEGEGGGVSGA, from the coding sequence ATGGCTGAAGAGTTAATTTCAATTACCACGGACAAACCTGCGGTCCAGCTCACGATCGACAACGAAGTCGTCAATGTGCCGGAGGGGACGTCGATCTACGACGCGATCGTGGGGATGGGCAAGACTATCCCGAGCATGTGTTACCACTACACGTTCAATCCCTTTGGGTCCTGCGGCGTGTGTCTGGTCGAGGTCGAGGGGAAGAAGGCGCCGGTGCGATCGTGTACGTCGCCGGTTGCCGCGGGAATGATCGTGCGCGTGGACACCAAGGCCATGTTCGACGCGCGCAAAAAGGCGGTCGAGAAACACCTGCAGACGCATCCGCTCGATTGCCCGGTGTGCGACGCGGACGGACACTGCGAGCTGCAGGACATGAGCTTCAACTTCGGCATCGTCCAGATCGGCGAGGTCAAGCAAAAGGGGTTGCCCGAAGATCGGCGCAGCACCGTGCTCGATTTCAACATGAACCGGTGTATCCTGTGCGCGCAATGCATCAACATCTGCAAAGAAGTGGTCATGGTGGACGCCCTGCAGTTTTTCAAGAAGGGCGGCTTCACGCACGTGGTGGCCAAGGGCGACAAGGCCCTGGAGTGCGAATTTTGCGGCGACTGCCTGGCGGTGTGCCCGGTGGGCGCGATCACCAACAAGTTCTCCAAGTATCTCTACAAACCGTGGCAGCTCAAGCGGACCGTGACCGCGTGCAACTACTGCGCGGACGGCTGCCAGATGCGCGTCGAGGTCAAGGACGACGCGGTGGTGCGCGTGACGTCGCTGCTCTCCTGGAAGGACAAGTGGGACGACCACACTGCGACTGTGGACGGCCACGGCGGGTTGTGCGTCAGGGGGAGGTTCGGGTTCGCGTACATCAATAGCCCCGAGCGCCTGAAGAAACCGCTGATTCGCAAGGACGGCCGACTCGTGGAGGCGTCGTGGTTCGAATCGACCAACGAAGTCGTCAGCCGGCTGAAGGCGATCAAGGCCCAACACGGCCCCGACGCCGTCGCCGGGTTGATCACCGCCCGGTGTACGAACGAGGATCTCTACGCGTTCCAGCGGTTCATGCGGCAGGTGGTGGGCACGAATCAAGTGGATTCGAGCAGCCGCTACGGCCACGCGGTCTACGTGGAGGCGATGGAGCGCGCGTTGGGCGTGGTGCAGCCCACGGTCTCGTTCCGCGACCTCACGCTCGCGCGCGCGATTCTGGTCGTCGGGTCGGACGTGACCGAGACCAATCCCATCACGGCGCTGCGGATCAAGGACGCGTTCAGCAATTTCCACAGCCAGTTGATCGTCGCGCATTCGATGCAGACCAATTTGGCCAAGCTGGCGCCGTATCCCTATCAAATTGCGGTGGCTTCGGAGGGTGCATTCATCCAGGGCTTGACCAAGGCCGTGCTGGAGGGGGAATTGGTCCCGTCCCGCGTCGTCAATGAGCACGGGACGGCGCTGAGTGCGCTCAAAACCGCGGTTGGGACTCTGTCGTGGGATGCGCTGTGTGCCGCAACCGGCCTCTCTCGCGAGGCGTTCACCGAAGCCGCCCGAGTCTTCATGTCGGACGGTTCGCGCGTGATCGTGCTCGGCGAGCAGATCGTGGATCGGCCGGACGCGTACGCCAACGTGTTGCGGGTCGCCGACCTCATGCTGGCCGCCGGGATGGTGGGACAACGTGGTTCGGGCGTGCTGCGCTTGTGTGAAGAGAACAACGAGCGCGGCGCGGTGGCGGTGGGCGCGATGGCGGATCGGCTGCCCGGCGGATCCCGGTACGGCGACGTTGCGGCGCGGGCCAAAGTCGAGACCGCGTGGGGCGGCGGGCTGCCGAACGGTGGGGCGACGCTGACCGAGATTCTCGACGGGATCCGCGCGGGCCGAATCAAGGCGTTGTACGCCGTGGGCGAAAACCCGTTGGGGACGTTGCCCTCGAATGCGGACGTGCGCGACGCGTTGACGAAGCTCGATCTGGTGATCGTGCAGGACGCGTTTCTGACCGAAATGGGTGACGTCGCCCACATCGTGCTACCGGCCGCACTGGCGGCCGAGAAGGACGGGACGTTCCTGGACGGACAGGGGAAACTGCAGCCGGTCGTACGGGCGCTGGATGCTCCGGGTGAGGCTCGAAGTGATTGGGAGATTTTTTCGGAACTGGGCCAGCTCATGGGCGCGCCGTTCGATTACACGGCGCCGGAGGAAATCCGGCGCGAATTGCTCCAGATCGCGCCGGGGGTGTTCGAGATGCCGACGCCGGTCGCGCGGCGCGACGACCGGGCGACCGACCTGACGGCTCGGTACGCGCAGCCAGCAGTGGCTGGCGACGCGCCCAGCAAGGAGTATCCCTTCGACCTGTCGCTCTACCAGGTGCTCTATCATTCGGGCAAGATGTCCACCCGAGACAAAGGGCTGCTCGAAATCCATGCCAAGAAGCTGCTACAAATCTCGGCGAAAGACGCCGAAGCGCTGGGCGTCACTGATGGCGGCCGGGTGAAGGTCACCTCGCCGTATGGGTCGGTCGAGGTCGGCGTCGAAATCAGCCTCGACCTCCCGAACGGATCGTGTCGGTTTCCCGAACACTTCAACGACCCGGCAGTGAGAGATCTGTTGCCAATGCGCGTAGATCCGGTGAGCAAGGCGCCGGTGTTCAAGTCGGGACGGGTGCGGATCGAGAAAGTCGCCCCCCCACCCGGCCCTCCCCCGCAAGGGGGGAGGGTGGAAAATCACACCGTGACCATTCCCTCCCCCTTGACGGGGGAGGGCGAGGGAGGGGGTGTGTCCGGCGCATGA
- a CDS encoding NADH-quinone oxidoreductase subunit C: MHPVAEQIKAKFPETFVRATEFRGDWAVEVTREGLLEVARFLRHDPAMDYDYIVHVSSVDWLGEPVRFEVVWEIYSVRRRHRIRLKTRVPESDPVVESLTGFWKGCEFMEREVYDMMGIRFAHHPDHRRILMPDDYPEGYPLRKDFPLVGKGWRDTFDFMEGGAPSPPRNP, from the coding sequence ATGCATCCGGTTGCTGAACAGATCAAAGCCAAGTTCCCCGAGACGTTCGTGCGGGCCACGGAGTTTCGCGGGGATTGGGCGGTGGAGGTCACGCGTGAAGGGCTGTTGGAAGTCGCCCGGTTTTTGCGCCACGACCCCGCGATGGACTACGACTACATCGTACACGTCAGCTCCGTGGACTGGCTCGGCGAGCCCGTGCGGTTCGAAGTGGTGTGGGAGATTTACTCCGTACGGCGCCGGCACCGGATTCGACTCAAGACGCGCGTGCCCGAATCCGACCCGGTCGTGGAGTCGCTGACCGGGTTCTGGAAGGGCTGTGAGTTCATGGAGCGCGAAGTGTACGACATGATGGGCATCCGCTTCGCGCATCACCCGGACCATCGCCGAATCCTGATGCCCGATGACTACCCCGAGGGGTACCCCCTGCGCAAGGATTTCCCGCTGGTGGGCAAGGGTTGGCGCGACACGTTTGACTTCATGGAAGGCGGCGCCCCGTCGCCGCCGCGTAACCCATGA
- the nuoK gene encoding NADH-quinone oxidoreductase subunit NuoK: MTITLTHYLVVSTIIFSLGLLGVLIRRNFIIVLMAVEMMLNAANLNLVAFSHYLNSLTGQMVALFTIAIAAGEAAVGLAIIVVIFRGKIATNVDQINLLKW; this comes from the coding sequence ATGACGATCACGCTGACCCACTACCTCGTCGTCAGCACGATCATCTTTTCACTCGGGCTTCTCGGCGTGCTGATCCGCCGCAATTTCATCATCGTGCTCATGGCCGTGGAAATGATGCTCAACGCCGCCAATCTCAATCTGGTGGCGTTTTCGCACTACCTCAATTCCCTCACCGGCCAGATGGTCGCATTGTTTACGATCGCCATTGCCGCGGGCGAGGCCGCGGTGGGGCTCGCCATCATCGTGGTGATTTTCCGCGGCAAGATCGCGACCAATGTGGATCAGATCAATCTCCTGAAATGGTGA
- a CDS encoding NADH-quinone oxidoreductase subunit J, producing the protein MSAVAFYYLAAVTIVTGVLAITLRSPVHCGLSLVAMLIHMAGFFVLLNAEFIAAVQVIVYAGAILVLYLFVIMLLNLKSDERVFHKRYIGIGLITIAIITQVAILVFRSPYAGMTGDATPEVVLGVGQTKAIGIVMFRDYLLPFELIGLYLLAAIVGAIVLAKTPAASDRPALAEGDRLPLGTGDGDGLPSAASEETAETVGGHHGGHGP; encoded by the coding sequence ATGAGCGCGGTCGCTTTCTACTACCTCGCCGCGGTCACCATTGTGACCGGCGTGCTCGCCATCACGCTGCGCAGTCCCGTGCACTGCGGCCTGTCGCTGGTCGCGATGCTCATCCACATGGCCGGCTTCTTCGTCCTGCTGAACGCCGAATTCATCGCGGCGGTCCAGGTGATCGTGTACGCGGGCGCGATCCTGGTCCTCTATTTATTCGTGATCATGCTCTTGAACCTCAAGAGCGACGAGCGGGTGTTCCACAAACGCTATATCGGCATCGGGCTCATCACCATCGCGATCATCACCCAGGTGGCGATCCTGGTATTTCGCTCGCCGTATGCCGGGATGACGGGCGACGCGACCCCGGAGGTCGTGCTGGGGGTGGGACAGACCAAGGCGATCGGGATCGTCATGTTCCGCGACTACCTGTTGCCGTTCGAGCTGATCGGCCTCTACCTCCTCGCAGCGATCGTAGGCGCGATCGTGCTGGCCAAGACGCCCGCGGCATCGGATCGGCCCGCGCTGGCCGAGGGAGACCGGTTGCCGCTTGGGACGGGGGATGGCGACGGGTTGCCGAGTGCGGCATCCGAGGAGACAGCGGAGACCGTCGGCGGCCACCATGGAGGCCACGGTCCCTGA
- a CDS encoding NADH-quinone oxidoreductase subunit B family protein, whose amino-acid sequence MGLINITPSAGDGKTGDVGFVTLKLEQAVNWARKGSLWPMTFGLACCAIEMIAAVSSRYDMDRYGAGVFRASPRQSDLMIVAGTVCRRMAPVIRKVYDQMPEPKYVIAMGSCATSGNIYNSYPVVQGVDRFVPVDIYVPGCPPTPEALFDGILRLQEKIMKQRVFVQRETYGAIKA is encoded by the coding sequence ATGGGATTGATCAACATCACGCCGAGCGCGGGCGACGGCAAGACCGGGGACGTGGGGTTCGTCACCCTCAAGCTGGAGCAGGCCGTCAACTGGGCCCGCAAAGGCTCGTTGTGGCCCATGACGTTTGGGCTGGCGTGCTGCGCCATCGAGATGATCGCGGCGGTGTCGTCGCGTTACGACATGGACCGCTACGGCGCCGGGGTGTTTCGCGCCTCGCCGCGACAATCCGACCTGATGATCGTCGCCGGCACGGTTTGCCGCCGCATGGCGCCCGTGATCCGCAAGGTGTACGACCAGATGCCCGAGCCCAAATACGTGATCGCGATGGGCTCGTGCGCCACGTCGGGCAACATCTACAACAGCTACCCGGTGGTCCAGGGCGTTGACCGCTTCGTGCCGGTGGATATCTACGTGCCGGGTTGCCCGCCGACGCCGGAGGCGTTGTTCGACGGGATTTTGCGGCTGCAAGAGAAGATCATGAAGCAGCGGGTGTTTGTTCAACGCGAAACATACGGGGCCATTAAAGCCTGA
- the nuoL gene encoding NADH-quinone oxidoreductase subunit L, with the protein MLSVVLIPLLPLLAVLINGVFGRRYLKEASHYFAVGSVAISFVLSISLLLRVMGGDSPISVPIYSWIFGGGLDIHLGFLIDPLSAVMLMVVTGVGLLIHIYSIGYMHGDPGYYRFFTYLNLFMVSMLLLVMGDNYLVLFIGWEGVGLCSYLLIAYYFEKESATKAGTKAFVVNRIGDAGFLVAIFLIIQEFGTLNYLEVFDRAHELSTGMATAIALCLFIGAIGKSAQIPLYTWLPDAMEGPTPVSALIHAATMVTAGVYMVVRNHAIYDLAPVALTTVAVIGGLTAIFAATIGLVQTDIKRVLAYSTVSQLGYMFLGCGVGAYAAAIFHLVTHAFFKALLFLGSGSVIHALGGEQDIRKMGGLKAEIPVTALTFLIGTIAIAGLPPLAGFWSKDEILGMAFKGGHGVLWLIGMTGAFLTSFYMFRLFYVTFTGTTRMDHHVAQHVHESPGVMTVPLMILAGLSLLGGLILGVPPEGGLLHAFLAPVASAEGGEAHHGFGATDVVLMVASVLIALGGWWLAYTMYVRRPEMAEAWALKYGNAHRLLLNKYWVDELYDLLVVEPSKRLSEIWAWFDNVVIDGVVRGAARMTQSSAWLSTAIEKYVIYGFLNVVGYSNHLGARTFRLLQTGFVHHYAFILVIGLALMVYVFWWWSGGSVAGLLAQR; encoded by the coding sequence ATGCTCTCCGTCGTCCTCATCCCGCTCCTGCCGCTGCTGGCCGTCCTCATCAACGGCGTGTTCGGCCGCCGGTACCTCAAAGAAGCCTCGCACTACTTCGCGGTAGGGTCGGTCGCGATCTCGTTCGTGCTGTCCATCTCGCTCTTGCTGCGCGTGATGGGCGGCGATTCGCCGATCTCCGTTCCCATCTACTCGTGGATTTTTGGCGGAGGCCTCGATATCCACCTGGGATTCCTGATCGATCCGCTCTCCGCCGTGATGTTGATGGTGGTCACGGGCGTGGGGTTGCTGATCCACATCTATTCGATCGGGTACATGCACGGGGACCCCGGGTACTACCGCTTCTTCACGTACCTCAATCTGTTCATGGTCTCCATGCTCCTGCTGGTGATGGGGGACAACTACCTGGTCCTCTTCATCGGGTGGGAAGGCGTGGGCCTGTGCTCGTACCTGTTGATCGCGTACTACTTTGAGAAGGAATCCGCGACCAAAGCGGGCACCAAGGCGTTCGTGGTCAACCGCATCGGCGACGCGGGTTTTCTCGTCGCGATCTTTCTGATCATCCAGGAGTTCGGCACGCTGAACTATCTGGAAGTCTTCGACCGCGCCCACGAGCTGTCCACGGGCATGGCCACCGCGATCGCGTTGTGCCTGTTCATCGGCGCGATCGGTAAATCCGCTCAGATCCCGCTGTACACGTGGTTGCCGGACGCGATGGAAGGTCCCACGCCGGTCAGTGCCTTGATCCACGCGGCCACCATGGTCACCGCCGGGGTCTACATGGTAGTGCGCAACCACGCGATCTACGACCTGGCGCCGGTGGCGCTGACCACGGTGGCGGTCATCGGCGGGCTGACCGCGATCTTCGCCGCGACCATCGGCTTGGTCCAAACCGATATCAAGCGCGTGTTGGCCTACTCGACCGTGAGCCAGCTCGGGTACATGTTCCTGGGCTGCGGCGTAGGCGCGTACGCGGCCGCGATTTTCCACCTGGTTACACACGCGTTTTTCAAGGCGCTGCTGTTTTTGGGCTCCGGCAGCGTGATCCACGCGTTGGGCGGGGAGCAGGACATCCGCAAGATGGGCGGACTCAAGGCTGAGATTCCGGTGACTGCGCTGACGTTCTTAATCGGCACGATCGCGATCGCCGGGCTGCCTCCGTTGGCCGGGTTTTGGAGCAAAGACGAGATTCTTGGCATGGCGTTCAAGGGCGGGCACGGCGTGCTCTGGCTGATCGGCATGACCGGCGCATTCCTGACGTCGTTCTACATGTTCCGCCTGTTCTATGTCACGTTCACCGGTACCACCAGGATGGACCACCACGTGGCGCAACACGTCCACGAGTCGCCCGGCGTGATGACCGTCCCGTTGATGATCCTGGCCGGGTTGTCGTTGCTCGGCGGGCTGATCCTGGGTGTCCCGCCCGAGGGCGGGTTGCTCCATGCTTTTCTCGCGCCGGTGGCATCGGCCGAGGGCGGGGAGGCGCACCACGGGTTCGGCGCCACTGACGTGGTCCTGATGGTCGCGTCCGTCCTCATTGCGCTGGGCGGCTGGTGGCTCGCGTACACCATGTATGTGCGTCGTCCCGAGATGGCCGAGGCGTGGGCGCTGAAGTACGGGAATGCGCACCGTTTATTGCTGAACAAGTATTGGGTGGATGAGCTGTACGATTTGCTGGTGGTCGAGCCGTCCAAGCGTCTCAGCGAGATCTGGGCGTGGTTCGACAACGTGGTGATCGACGGCGTGGTCCGCGGTGCGGCGCGCATGACCCAGAGCAGTGCCTGGCTGTCGACCGCGATCGAGAAGTACGTTATTTATGGCTTCTTGAATGTGGTGGGCTACTCCAATCACTTGGGCGCGCGCACGTTCCGCCTCTTGCAGACCGGGTTTGTGCACCACTACGCGTTCATCCTGGTCATCGGCCTGGCGTTGATGGTGTATGTCTTCTGGTGGTGGAGCGGAGGCAGCGTGGCCGGCCTGCTGGCGCAGCGATGA